In Leptospiraceae bacterium, a genomic segment contains:
- a CDS encoding IS5 family transposase, which translates to MGNMNIFESQSRKKKLEKIGDPLRKLSDLIDFEVYREELESMYRSGTEKGGRPPYDPVKMFKIILLQKLYNLSDQQTEFQINDRASFQRFIGVNDYESLPDEKTIWLFKERLITENLLDILFSKLQYWIHKSGFTVKEGAIMDATIIEVPIQRNTKEENAQIKNDEVPEDWKNNQSKFSQKDTDARWTKKHGKSYYGYKNHIIADASTKLIRKYIVTSASVHDSQIGPELAEDLHEKEDCFADSAYNAPEIEVEVRSRKANPLFCKKGKRNHPLTDEEKEWNRSVSKIRARVEHVFGDMKSFAADRIRSIGIKRAKMQIFLGNFVYNLRRTCFLLRARSV; encoded by the coding sequence ATGGGTAATATGAATATTTTTGAATCACAATCACGAAAGAAAAAGCTGGAAAAGATAGGCGATCCATTAAGAAAGCTTTCGGACTTAATCGATTTTGAAGTATACCGAGAAGAATTAGAGAGCATGTATCGTTCCGGAACAGAAAAGGGTGGTCGACCTCCTTATGATCCGGTGAAGATGTTCAAGATCATATTATTACAGAAGCTCTACAATTTATCAGACCAGCAGACAGAATTTCAAATAAACGATAGAGCCTCATTTCAGAGATTTATTGGTGTGAATGATTATGAATCCTTACCAGATGAGAAGACTATCTGGTTATTTAAGGAACGCTTAATTACCGAAAATCTACTGGATATATTATTCTCCAAACTTCAATACTGGATTCATAAATCAGGGTTTACAGTAAAAGAAGGAGCTATTATGGATGCAACTATTATAGAAGTTCCGATTCAACGAAATACAAAAGAAGAGAATGCACAAATAAAGAATGATGAAGTTCCTGAAGATTGGAAAAATAACCAGAGTAAGTTTTCTCAAAAAGACACTGATGCAAGATGGACTAAAAAGCACGGTAAATCCTATTATGGTTATAAAAACCATATTATTGCAGATGCATCCACAAAACTTATTCGAAAATATATTGTTACATCAGCATCAGTCCATGATTCTCAAATAGGTCCTGAGTTAGCAGAAGACTTGCATGAAAAGGAAGATTGTTTTGCAGATAGTGCTTATAATGCTCCTGAAATAGAAGTTGAAGTCCGGTCACGAAAAGCAAATCCACTATTCTGCAAGAAAGGTAAAAGAAATCATCCGTTGACTGATGAAGAGAAAGAATGGAATCGCTCTGTATCCAAAATAAGAGCTCGAGTAGAACACGTGTTTGGTGATATGAAATCATTTGCTGCTGACAGAATTCGAAGTATCGGAATAAAAAGAGCGAAGATGCAAATCTTTCTTGGTAATTTTGTGTATAACCTGAGAAGAACTTGTTTCCTGCTGCGGGCGAGATCCGTCTGA
- a CDS encoding AgmX/PglI C-terminal domain-containing protein: MKQHSVSVTIGLLAVLIIAYLLYRDSMRERQMALLISQSQQQKTKDGGKTIDPYLQNQVKNRIIKGYAELQDCYKEYLDKNPKITDGDVKMDWQIDTDGKVLSPDVILSPLENSFHLCMKKKIANWQFPQPLVQKYIVHTFKGTSKNLHKKR; the protein is encoded by the coding sequence ATGAAACAACATTCTGTCAGTGTCACAATAGGACTTTTAGCTGTTCTGATAATTGCTTACCTACTCTATCGCGATAGTATGAGAGAAAGACAAATGGCACTGCTTATTAGCCAGAGCCAGCAGCAAAAGACAAAGGATGGTGGAAAAACCATTGACCCCTATCTCCAAAACCAGGTAAAAAACCGAATCATCAAAGGATATGCAGAACTTCAGGATTGCTATAAAGAATACCTGGATAAAAATCCGAAAATTACGGATGGAGATGTAAAAATGGACTGGCAAATAGACACAGATGGTAAAGTTCTCAGCCCGGATGTGATATTGAGTCCGTTGGAAAATAGTTTTCACCTTTGTATGAAGAAAAAAATTGCAAACTGGCAATTTCCGCAACCTCTGGTGCAGAAATATATCGTACATACTTTTAAGGGAACCTCTAAAAACCTGCATAAAAAAAGGTAA
- a CDS encoding IS630 family transposase, with protein sequence MEIPLSEADRIIIKKIHRTTKDKRIADRIKIINLLDRGYNSIEIAAILMLDEDTVSNWKKKFIESKNMEDWLALNFIPYKGKLQEIQLMELKQHILESIITDSKQLIPYIKEKFGAEYSERGVRNLLKLLKFSYKQLVRVNPSVEPEIQNQFYQGFESLIKNLGNDEAVLFCDGVHPQHNTHTSKAWIQIGTEKHIPCNTGRQRLNLNGAYNPISSEVFIVESEKVNTQSTILLFDRIQAEYKDKAYIYIITDNARYYLSQELKNYLKDSRIVMIHLPPYSPNLNLIERLWKFMRKKVINSKYYPNFSGQGGFREAILDFFKNIHSFKDELQIFIGKKMQILYPDYPKTTMP encoded by the coding sequence ATGGAAATCCCACTCAGCGAAGCAGACAGAATCATAATAAAGAAGATCCACAGGACAACGAAGGATAAGAGAATAGCGGATCGTATAAAGATCATTAATCTCCTTGACAGAGGGTATAACTCAATAGAAATTGCAGCGATTTTAATGCTGGACGAAGATACGGTAAGTAACTGGAAAAAGAAATTTATTGAAAGTAAAAATATGGAGGATTGGTTGGCTTTAAATTTTATCCCCTACAAAGGAAAATTGCAGGAAATCCAGCTAATGGAATTGAAACAACATATATTAGAATCAATAATAACAGATTCAAAACAACTCATCCCGTATATTAAAGAAAAGTTTGGGGCAGAATATTCTGAAAGAGGAGTGAGGAATCTATTAAAACTGTTAAAATTTTCTTACAAACAATTAGTTCGAGTGAACCCTTCAGTAGAACCGGAAATTCAGAATCAATTTTATCAGGGCTTTGAGAGCTTAATCAAGAACCTGGGTAACGATGAAGCTGTTCTTTTTTGTGACGGAGTTCATCCTCAACACAATACGCATACTAGCAAAGCATGGATACAAATAGGTACGGAAAAACATATTCCCTGTAATACAGGGAGACAAAGACTGAATCTTAACGGTGCTTACAACCCTATTTCATCAGAAGTTTTTATAGTAGAGAGCGAAAAAGTTAATACACAATCTACTATTTTATTATTTGATAGAATACAAGCAGAATATAAAGATAAGGCTTATATTTACATAATTACTGATAATGCACGCTATTATCTTAGCCAGGAATTAAAGAATTATCTAAAAGACTCAAGAATCGTTATGATTCATCTTCCACCGTATAGCCCGAATTTAAATCTGATAGAAAGGCTTTGGAAATTTATGCGTAAGAAGGTAATCAACTCAAAATATTATCCGAATTTCTCAGGACAGGGTGGATTCAGAGAAGCTATACTGGATTTTTTTAAGAATATTCACTCCTTCAAGGATGAATTACAAATATTTATTGGTAAGAAAATGCAAATTCTTTACCCGGATTATCCGAAAACCACTATGCCGTGA